The genomic stretch GGTCATCCGCATTCTCCAGCTTCGTTCGATGAATATCAAGTGCATTGGAGAAATAACAAACAAAGGGCTGCCTTTCACCAGATTCAAAATCAATACGCGCTAGTCCGCCGATGAAAAGTGTTTGCTTTTCATTTAATTGGAAGATACGCGATTTAATCTCTTTATTCGGTGTAACTGTTTTCAATTCCTTGTCTGTCACATAATGTGCAATCTGCTGTCGGTTAACAATACCCGGCGTATCATAAAGCGAACTGGAATCATCTAGCGGTATATCAATAAACCCAAGTGTTGTCCCTGGGAAATAAGATGTTGTAATTGCATCATTAATGCCCGTGGAATGCTTGATCAAAGCATTAATAAAGGTGGATTTACCTACATTTGTGCTTCCAACTACAAATACATCCTCACCCTGTCTCAGTTCCTGAATGCTTTCCTCAAGCTCGGCCATTCCAATTCCGCGCTTAGCGGAAATCAAATGCACATCCGCTACTTGAATACCATATTCCTTGGCAGCACCTCGAAGCCATTGCTTAACACGCTCATGATTTGTTGATTTTGGCAGCAAATCAACTTTGTTTCCCACAAGGATAATTGGCTTGTCACCAACTAGACGTTTAATACTGCCGATGAAGCTTCCGTTAAAATCAAAAATGTCGACGAGCTTAACAACGAGCCCGTCTTTGTTACTAATTTCACTAATTAAAGTAAAGAAGTCATCGTCGGTCACTGCGACATCCTGGACTTCATTGTAATGCTTTAGCCGGAAGCAGCGCTTACAGATGACTTCATCATTTTTTCCTAATGCTGATGCGGGGATATAACCAGGCAGCGATGCATCCTCTGTCTGAATTGGGGCGCCGCAGCCTTGGCAAATCAATTCTTCCACATTTATTCCTCCCACGTTATCTTTCCTTTTCTTCTAAAGTAATTTAGTATCCGTCTTTCAATCATCCGGTTGATTTTTGTAATCTTACCGTCCGTTTTGACGATCGGTACGACAACTATCGTATAGAAACCAGCTAAATTCCCGCCTAACACATCTGTTAGGAGCTGATCACCGATCATAACGATTTCATCCTTCTCCAGCTTCATTTGTTTTACTGCCTGCTTGAAGGCTCGTCCAAGCGGTTTTCTGGCACTGTAAACAAATGGGATATCAAGCGGTTCAGAAAAGAGTTTGACCCGTTGTTCATTATTATTAGATATAATCGTAATTTTAATATCATGCGCGCGCATTTCACGGAACCATTCTGTTACTTCTGGTGTGGCATCCGCTACGTCCCAGGCAACCAGTGTGTTGTCCAGGTCGGTAATAATTCCTTTAATCCCCTGCGCTTTCAATTTTTCCGGTTTTATGTCAAATATGCTCTTCACATGCTCGTTCGGCAAGAACTTCTTTAGCATTTGTGGAATTCCTCCGTTCTCGTACACTTCAACAGTTACTTACCCATCATAAGGCATTTTTACGACGGTTTCAAAAAAATCTTTCATCAAATCGCTTAATTTCGACTCTTGTATAGGCTTGATAGCTCATTTTAGACGTAAAATCTTTCGACAAATCTCTACATACTTCGTTTTGTGGATAACTATGTCCACATTATCCACTGCAAGAATCAGTCACTATCAACAGTTATAAACAAATTATCTACAGGTTATGAACAGTTAAGTGTAGATAACTATCGCCTTGTCCACCTTTTTTTTTCGTGATACATTATTAATAACTTATCAACTCCCCAACCCACGAATAGAAAGATCTGCAAGGTATTAAGATCTCCCATCAGGAGGAATGCAAGATGGAACATATGTCTGACGAATTGCTGATCGAATCTTACCACAAGGCCAACGAACTCCACTTGAGCCAAGAGTTTATTCATCTTATAGAAAAAGAAATTCAATCACGGGGCTTATCACATAAGATCCGTTACACTAGTTAAACATGATCTCCTTCAAACCCTGCCGTTATGGCGGGGTTTTTTTTCATAAAGTAGACACATCACAGTTGCAGTATTGGCTTGCACTCCTTTACAATTGGGTATAGTATGCTTTGAAATAGTGTTACATTTACCGAGAAATTTCTTTCAATTTCCAACAAATTCTAAGGGAGGATTGCCAATACATGATTTTTGCCATCCTGATGCCATTCATAATTGCTATGTGCATCCCATTCATCGCAAGATTTAAAACCAAGATACATACTGGATACGTGGTATTCGCAACTGCTTTATCTATTTTTGTTTATTTCCTCACACTCCTTATCAGCGGAGATACGAACATATTCTACCGTTACAGCTGGATACCATCGCTTGGATTGGATTTAACATTCTATACCGATGGACTTGCTTTGTTCTTCGCGTTACTGATTAGCGGTATCGGAGCACTGGTAGCCTTTTACTCTGTTCATTATCTATCTAAAAATGAACGACTCGGACATTTTTATGTCTATCTGCTTCTATTTATGGGTGCAATGCTCGGTATCGTTACATCGGATAATATTTATGCTCTTTATACTTTTTGGGAGCTGACTTCTGTTTCTTCCTTCTTATTAATCAGCTTTTGGTTTACGAGAAAAGCTTCTACCGATGGTGCCATGAAATCCTTGCTCATTACGGTTTTGGGCGGTTTCTCTTTGCTTGGTGCCTTGGTTCTGCTGCAAATCGTTACAGGCAGTACAAGCATACGTACCATTCTTTCAGAAGGAAACTTAATTCTAAGCAGCGACTGGTTCCCGCTTATCATTGTTCTCCTGCTTTTGGCAGCTTGTACAAAGTCAGCACAGTTCCCTTTCCATATTTGGCTGCCTGATGCAATGGAAGCACCGACACCAGTTAGTGCATATTTACATTCTGCCACGATGGTAAAAGCCGGTCTGTTCCTGCTTCTTCGCTTTACTCCTGTATTCAGAGAAAGTGAAACATTTTTCATAGCAGTATCAATCATTGGTCTACTGACGTTATTCTGGGGTTCTTATATGGCAGTCAGACAGACAGATTTAAAAGGCATACTGGCTTATTCTACTATCAGCCAGCTCGGAATGATTATGTCGATGATTGGTTACGGAACAGAAGCTGCTCTATTTGCTGCCATCTTCCATATCCTAAACCACGCTACGTTTAAGGGAAGCTTGTTCATGGCAGTTGGCATCATCGACCATGAAACCGGCACACGTAATATTCGCAAGCTTGGCGGGTTATGGAGACTTATGCCGATTACAGGAATCATCAGCGTACTAGCCTCCTTCTCAATGGCTGGGGTACCGCTGCCGATATTAAATGGTTTCTTAAGTAAAGAAGAGTTCTTTACGAGTTCCTGGGAACTTGCGCAAACACGTACATTCAGCACCGGATTCGCTGAAGTGTTAATGCATGTTGTCCCTTACGCTGCTGTAGCAGGAAGTATATTCACATTCGTTTACAGCATGTACTTCTTCTTCGGTACATTTGCTGGGAAAAAAGACAAGGATATAGCTGAAAAAGCGCATGATCCGAATCTCGGTATGCTCATTTCACCATTCTTACTTGTCTGCGGTGTTGTTATTATCAGTATCTTCCCGAATTGGTTTAGTCACCATTTGCTTCATCCCGCAGCGGACGCAGTTTACGGGGAAGCCATGAAAGAACATCACATTAAATTCTGGCATGGCTTGGAACCTGCCTTGGTCATGTCCTTAATTGTCGTTATTCTCGGTATTGCATTCTACTTGACGAGAAAATACTGGGCTGGTCTGTATCAGATTCTTCCCGGCAAGCTGTCTGGCAATGCTGTTTACAGAATGCTGCTGACTGTAAGTGAAAAACAAACAAAAACGGTTAATGACCGTCTAGTTAACGGCTCACTCCGCCAATATAATATGGTCATTATCAGCGTCATATCCATTGTGACATTAGCCATACTATTCGGAACAAATGCCTTTAATTTAACGAATATCGATGTGTCTCCTGTATCCTTGCCAGGAAGCCTGCCTGAACTGGCAGTAGCTCTGATTATGATTACAGCAGCATTTGGGACAACTGCCTCTGAGAAGAAACTGACAGCTATTATTATCCTTGGTGTTGTCGGCTATGGCTTATCGATTTTGTTCGTTCTTTTCCGGGCACCGGATCTTGCTCTAACACAA from Terribacillus sp. DMT04 encodes the following:
- the mbhE gene encoding hydrogen gas-evolving membrane-bound hydrogenase subunit E; the protein is MIFAILMPFIIAMCIPFIARFKTKIHTGYVVFATALSIFVYFLTLLISGDTNIFYRYSWIPSLGLDLTFYTDGLALFFALLISGIGALVAFYSVHYLSKNERLGHFYVYLLLFMGAMLGIVTSDNIYALYTFWELTSVSSFLLISFWFTRKASTDGAMKSLLITVLGGFSLLGALVLLQIVTGSTSIRTILSEGNLILSSDWFPLIIVLLLLAACTKSAQFPFHIWLPDAMEAPTPVSAYLHSATMVKAGLFLLLRFTPVFRESETFFIAVSIIGLLTLFWGSYMAVRQTDLKGILAYSTISQLGMIMSMIGYGTEAALFAAIFHILNHATFKGSLFMAVGIIDHETGTRNIRKLGGLWRLMPITGIISVLASFSMAGVPLPILNGFLSKEEFFTSSWELAQTRTFSTGFAEVLMHVVPYAAVAGSIFTFVYSMYFFFGTFAGKKDKDIAEKAHDPNLGMLISPFLLVCGVVIISIFPNWFSHHLLHPAADAVYGEAMKEHHIKFWHGLEPALVMSLIVVILGIAFYLTRKYWAGLYQILPGKLSGNAVYRMLLTVSEKQTKTVNDRLVNGSLRQYNMVIISVISIVTLAILFGTNAFNLTNIDVSPVSLPGSLPELAVALIMITAAFGTTASEKKLTAIIILGVVGYGLSILFVLFRAPDLALTQLSIETITVVLFLLCFRHLPEMERDRKEKISKKVTNIVIAAACGLMMTLVGLAVYSQRQFPSISDYFVEYSYKLGGGDNIVNVILVDFRGLDTLFEITVLAIAALGIYSLIKLRHKGGGR
- the yqeH gene encoding ribosome biogenesis GTPase YqeH translates to MEELICQGCGAPIQTEDASLPGYIPASALGKNDEVICKRCFRLKHYNEVQDVAVTDDDFFTLISEISNKDGLVVKLVDIFDFNGSFIGSIKRLVGDKPIILVGNKVDLLPKSTNHERVKQWLRGAAKEYGIQVADVHLISAKRGIGMAELEESIQELRQGEDVFVVGSTNVGKSTFINALIKHSTGINDAITTSYFPGTTLGFIDIPLDDSSSLYDTPGIVNRQQIAHYVTDKELKTVTPNKEIKSRIFQLNEKQTLFIGGLARIDFESGERQPFVCYFSNALDIHRTKLENADDLYERQKGELLAPPHKEQLDNFPEFQKASFRIKEQKTDIVIPGLGWITLTGEPASITVHTPKGVPATVRRSLI
- a CDS encoding sporulation histidine kinase inhibitor Sda yields the protein MEHMSDELLIESYHKANELHLSQEFIHLIEKEIQSRGLSHKIRYTS
- a CDS encoding YqeG family HAD IIIA-type phosphatase produces the protein MLKKFLPNEHVKSIFDIKPEKLKAQGIKGIITDLDNTLVAWDVADATPEVTEWFREMRAHDIKITIISNNNEQRVKLFSEPLDIPFVYSARKPLGRAFKQAVKQMKLEKDEIVMIGDQLLTDVLGGNLAGFYTIVVVPIVKTDGKITKINRMIERRILNYFRRKGKITWEE